The following are encoded together in the Rhineura floridana isolate rRhiFlo1 chromosome 21, rRhiFlo1.hap2, whole genome shotgun sequence genome:
- the PIGW gene encoding phosphatidylinositol-glycan biosynthesis class W protein, with amino-acid sequence MSQMLVKEDFISNLNGTTLLEISVGLPLAPLCLLSRGLLLILYFLFHGRPLQSASVHFLLDFMVLVVPPVFSCTVLASVLPLVILSITAFCVGLVSIIYSRRTNYVRVPIKQIQSDFLGTSLEPEYIPSITVFRVFINILTSISILAVDFPQYPRRYAKTETYGTGVMDFGVGAFVFGNAVVCPEVRLKPGMVQHKVSYLARQLFAVWPLLLLGFGRVMSVKAVEYYEHVSEYGVHWNFFFTLAIVRMAASLLLTVFPVHKAWIIAVTLAVVYEFFLDVTPLKKFILHGSDGQDSRAGFFNANREGIFSVIGYLAIYMASVQVGLYLLKRRSSVREWFGVICNFLFAVFLLFICLYITQTYIDTVSRRMANLSFCVWVVAHCLFLLSCFLVGDLLLFFSKLLVDGASIPCSWNFTESVTNKKRELETKDGKTVLRSGCLISAVNKNQLLYFLLANVLTGLVNMVVDTIHSNTLGAMFVLHLYMFSNCLVMHILQARNITLKWW; translated from the coding sequence ATGTCACAAATGCTGGTAAAAGAAGACTTTATAAGTAACTTGAATGGAACTACCTTGTTGGAGATCTCTGTTGGTTTACCCCTAGCGCCGTTATGTCTACTTTCTAGGGGACTTCTGTTGATCCTGTATTTTCTCTTCCATGGGAGACCATTACAGTCAGCGAGTGTTCATTTTCTTCTAGACTTCATGGTCTTAGTCGTCCCGCCGGTGTTTTCCTGCACGGTTTTGGCTTCTGTCCTCCCTTTGGTGATACTCTCCATTACAGCGTTCTGTGTTGGCTTGGTTTCTATCATATACAGTCGGAGAACCAATTACGTGAGAGTGCCGATTAAGCAAATCCAAAGCGATTTCCTGGGGACAAGCTTGGAACCTGAGTACATTCCTTCGATAACGGTGTTCCGAGTGTTCATCAACATCCTGACGTCCATCAGTATTCTGGCTGTGGATTTTCCCCAGTATCCCCGACGGTATGCCAAGACGGAGACCTACGGAACAGGGGTGATGGATTTTGGTGTGGGGGCGTTTGTTTTTGGAAACGCTGTGGTTTGTCCAGAGGTTAGGCTGAAGCCTGGCATGGTGCAGCACAAAGTCTCTTATCTCGCCAGACAACTTTTTGCCGTGTGGCCTTTACTGCTTCTTGGCTTTGGCCGGGTGATGAGTGTCAAGGCTGTTGAGTACTACGAACATGTCTCAGAATATGGTGTTCACTGGAACTTTTTCTTCACTTTAGCCATTGTACGGATGGCCGCATCACTGCTCTTGACAGTATTCCCTGTGCACAAAGCGTGGATCATTGCAGTGACCCTTGCTGTGGTTTATGAATTTTTCCTTGACGTTACACCTCTGAAGAAGTTCATCTTGCATGGGAGCGATGGCCAAGATTCACGGGCTGGGTTTTTCAATGCCAACAGAGAGGGCATCTTTTCTGTCATTGGCTACTTAGCCATTTACATGGCTAGCGTACAAGTGGGCTTATATTTGTTGAAGAGGAGGAGCTCAGTGAGAGAGTGGTTTGGCGTGATCTGCAATTTCTTATTTGCAGTTTTCCTTCTCTTTATCTGTCTTTATATAACTCAAACCTACATAGACACTGTATCCCGACGGATGGCGAATctctctttttgtgtgtgggtTGTTGCTCACTGTCTATTTCTCCTGAGTTGTTTTTTGGTGGGTGatcttcttctgtttttttcaAAGCTTCTGGTGGATGGAGCTAGCATTCCTTGCAGCTGGAATTTTACAGAGTCGGTGACGAATAAAAAACGTGAGCTGGAGACCAAGGATGGGAAAACAGTGCTTCGGAGTGGGTGCCTGATCAGTGCTGTGAACAAAAACCAGCTGTTATATTTCTTACTAGCAAATGTCTTGACTGGCCTTGTGAATATGGTGGTGGACACGATTCACAGCAACACACTCGGGGCTATGTTTGTCCTGCACCTATATATGTTTTCAAACTGTTTGGTTATGCATATATTGCAAGCAAGAAATATAACCTTAAAGTGGTGGTaa